A genomic window from Martelella lutilitoris includes:
- the glgB gene encoding 1,4-alpha-glucan branching protein GlgB — protein sequence MKKPESDGPEQARGGFPAREEINAILNATHGDAFSVLGIHDINGSHVARCFLPGAETVEAFDLDGKPLGKLTCLDEAGFFAGPVDIPGFVPIRYHATRGGAEWTVTDPYSFWPVLGPMDDYYVREGSHLRLFDKLGAHQMTHQRVKGFHFAVWAPNARRVSVVGSFNGWDGRRHMMRFRRDSGVWEIFAPEVEPGQPYKFEIIGADGNLLPLKADPFARRSELRPQTASLTAADLEQEWDDEAHREHWASVDRRREPISIYEVHAGSWQRHDDGSFLSWDELADRLIPYCSDMGFTHIEFLPVSEYPYDPSWGYQTTGLYAPTARFGEPEGFARFVNGCHKVGIGVILDWVPAHFPTDEHGLRQFDGTSLYEHADPRQGFHPDWNTAIYNFGRTEVASFLLNNALYWGERFHVDGLRVDAVASMLYLDYSRKHGEWVPNEYGGNENLGAVRFIQETNKAVYGNHPEMMTIAEESTAWPKVSQPVHEGGLGFGFKWNMGFMHDTLSYLAREPIYRKHHHQEITFGLLYAFAENYVLPLSHDEVVHGKGSLIAKMAGDDWQKFANLRAYYAFMWGYPGKKLLFMGQEFAQWSEWSEARGLDWNLLDYPTHEGMRRLVRDLNFTYRSKKALHARDCEPEGFEWTIVDDHDNSVFAWQRKAPGEKPVIVICNFTPVPREDYHVPVPKAGIWREILNTDAEIYGGSGKGNGGRVRADVHGHGGISATLLLPPLATIMLEPEE from the coding sequence ATGAAAAAGCCGGAATCAGACGGTCCGGAACAGGCGCGGGGCGGTTTCCCCGCGCGGGAGGAAATCAACGCGATCCTGAATGCCACCCACGGGGATGCCTTCTCCGTGCTCGGCATCCACGATATCAACGGCAGTCACGTCGCACGGTGTTTTCTGCCGGGGGCGGAAACCGTCGAGGCATTCGACCTCGACGGCAAGCCTCTCGGCAAGCTGACATGCCTCGATGAAGCCGGGTTCTTCGCCGGCCCCGTCGACATCCCCGGTTTCGTGCCGATCCGCTACCACGCCACACGCGGCGGGGCGGAATGGACGGTGACCGATCCCTACAGTTTCTGGCCCGTGCTCGGCCCGATGGATGACTATTACGTCCGCGAGGGCTCGCATCTGAGACTGTTCGACAAGCTCGGCGCACACCAGATGACCCATCAGCGGGTGAAGGGCTTTCACTTCGCCGTCTGGGCGCCGAACGCCCGCCGCGTTTCGGTCGTCGGGTCCTTCAACGGCTGGGACGGACGGCGCCACATGATGCGGTTCCGTCGCGATTCCGGCGTCTGGGAAATCTTCGCGCCCGAGGTCGAGCCCGGCCAGCCCTACAAGTTCGAGATCATCGGCGCCGACGGCAATCTCCTGCCGCTGAAGGCGGACCCCTTTGCCCGCCGCAGCGAGCTGCGCCCGCAGACCGCCTCGCTGACGGCCGCCGACCTGGAGCAGGAATGGGACGACGAGGCCCACCGTGAACACTGGGCGAGCGTTGACCGGCGACGCGAACCGATCTCGATCTACGAGGTCCATGCCGGTTCCTGGCAGCGCCATGATGACGGCTCGTTCCTCTCCTGGGACGAACTCGCCGACAGGCTGATCCCCTATTGTTCGGACATGGGCTTCACCCATATTGAATTCCTGCCGGTCTCCGAATATCCCTATGATCCGTCCTGGGGCTACCAGACGACCGGGCTTTATGCGCCGACGGCCCGTTTCGGCGAGCCGGAAGGATTCGCCCGTTTCGTCAATGGCTGCCACAAGGTCGGCATCGGCGTCATTCTCGACTGGGTGCCCGCCCATTTCCCGACCGACGAGCATGGCCTCCGGCAGTTCGACGGCACCTCGCTTTACGAGCATGCCGATCCGCGCCAGGGCTTTCATCCGGACTGGAACACGGCGATCTACAATTTCGGCCGCACCGAAGTCGCCTCCTTTCTCCTGAACAACGCGCTCTACTGGGGCGAGCGGTTTCATGTCGACGGGCTCAGGGTCGATGCCGTCGCCTCGATGCTTTACCTCGACTATTCGCGCAAGCACGGCGAATGGGTGCCGAACGAATATGGCGGCAATGAAAATCTCGGCGCCGTCCGCTTCATCCAGGAGACCAACAAGGCCGTCTACGGCAATCATCCGGAGATGATGACGATCGCCGAGGAATCGACCGCCTGGCCCAAGGTCTCGCAGCCCGTGCACGAAGGCGGTCTCGGCTTCGGCTTCAAGTGGAACATGGGCTTCATGCACGACACGCTGAGCTATCTCGCGCGCGAGCCGATCTACCGCAAGCATCACCACCAGGAAATCACCTTCGGCCTGCTCTATGCCTTCGCCGAGAACTATGTCCTGCCGCTCTCCCACGACGAGGTGGTGCACGGCAAGGGCTCGCTGATTGCTAAGATGGCTGGCGACGACTGGCAGAAATTCGCCAATCTGAGGGCCTATTACGCCTTCATGTGGGGCTATCCAGGCAAGAAGCTTCTGTTCATGGGCCAGGAATTTGCCCAGTGGAGCGAATGGAGCGAGGCCCGCGGACTGGACTGGAACCTGCTCGACTATCCGACCCACGAGGGCATGCGCCGCCTGGTGCGCGATCTCAATTTCACCTACCGCTCCAAGAAGGCGCTGCATGCGCGCGACTGCGAGCCGGAGGGCTTCGAGTGGACGATCGTCGATGATCACGACAATTCCGTCTTTGCCTGGCAGCGCAAGGCGCCGGGCGAAAAGCCGGTTATCGTCATCTGCAATTTCACGCCTGTTCCGCGCGAGGACTATCACGTCCCTGTGCCCAAGGCCGGGATCTGGCGCGAAATCCTGAATACCGACGCCGAAATCTACGGCGGCAGCGGCAAGGGCAATGGCGGGCGCGTGCGCGCCGACGTCCATGGCCACGGCGGCATTTCCGCCACCCTGCTTCTGCCGCCGCTTGCAACCATCATGCTGGAACCGGAAGAGTGA